CAACATATTAAATGAAATGATGTTCAAAACAAAGCTATATCATAGCTTAAATATTGACACAAAAATGCACAAAATTTGTGAAAACAGCCTTATAAAAAAACACAAAAAAGAGTAGCGACTGAATTCGCTACTCTTTTAAAATAATACTTATTCACCAGTTACGTATGGTAAAAGTGCCATTGTACGCGCACGTTTAATTGCGCGAGTAAGTCTACGTTGATACTTAGCATTCGTACCAGTTACACGACGTGGAAGAATTTTTCCACGTTCAGAGATAAATTTCTTTAGAAGATCTACGTCTTTATAATCGATGTGAATAATTCCATTAGCTGTGAAATAACACACCTTACGACGCTTACGTCCGCCTCTGCGAGCTCCTGCCATGTGAATAAC
Above is a window of Bacillus sp. 2205SS5-2 DNA encoding:
- the rpsR gene encoding 30S ribosomal protein S18, with translation MAGARRGGRKRRKVCYFTANGIIHIDYKDVDLLKKFISERGKILPRRVTGTNAKYQRRLTRAIKRARTMALLPYVTGE